The DNA region CACGAGCTGCATTTGCATCTTCATTGTCGTATGCTTGAAGTAACATTTCCAATGTTTgaatctataaaatatatccataaaataataatttataaattgattgttgattaataattattattgatcatTAAATTACCTCTGGATCATCACAACAATTTCCCCATTCTCTAAATGCTTTTTCAGCAGCAACTTGATCACCTCTCGCCAATTGTACAAGTACCAAAACAACAGCAAGTCTTCCAACTGATGGCATATGTTCAATTCTTTGATGCATACCAATTTCTCTACGTATTGCATTTGCTgcttcatcaaattttttaagtttaactAGTATTCTTGCCACTCGACTCAGGTACTCGGCTGCTTGTCTAGGACTATCTTCACCctgtttaatttatcataattattatcatttcagTTGTAATAACAACATTgacattatattttgtttgtcattttgtttttattaccATAACTATTTCAGCTGCTCTTTGAAATAATGGTAAAGCTGCTTCTGGATCACTTGTTTCCAACATTTTACCAGCTTTATCAAGAACATTTGCACCAGATTCTTGGGAACCATGTTGCTGATACAGTGAACATGATCTGTGAGCAAGAGCTGGTATCTCTGATAAATCCCCTAAATCTCTTGTGATCAAAATCACCTGTTCCAAGCtcctaaaaattaattcgattattaaattgttaaaatattcaaattaaattgtcaacTCACTTGGCTGCATGAAACCATCtgttaaattatcatgaaTAACAAAAGTACTTAaggaaaacaatttttatttatgatttatttttttatttaaataaaaaaaggatacGATCGATTTTCTTTGTAACAATCAGCACATTTTAATAATGCATCTTTGCattgttttaatgattttcCAATTCTAAAACaagttgctaaaaaaaaacaaattaaaatgattagccaagatattaaattaaaattataaaaataatttaccagctTGATTATAAGAATCAGCAGCAACTTCATAATCAGGTTTCCACTTTAGTAAAGTAGTCTTCAaactgtttaaattaatttacaattaattaattaattaaatatttaattactattAAATATACACGTTCAATACCTTTTTTCAGCTGCGCGAATGTGCGCATTTCCCTCTTCGATTTTTGacatattttaacaaataaatatctcaaattataaacattaatacaattaatttaacaatataaataatagactCTTcctgttttgttatttaatatttttcgacTGTAACAAGCTGTTTATTTAATACGCAATCAGAGAGCACCAGAATAATTTTCTCCACCCCTATCAATGTACCAAATTGCCAATCTTGCgaattatctattatttttttactccagTCAATTGACAATGTTGACAACTGACTTTGACACATTACacttgtgtgtgtgtgtcttctttttaatatacatatatgaaaaaaaaaaataaaccaacacAGACAATTGGTGATTGAGCCATCAGCGCCACTTTGGTGCTTTGGAGCTTTTGCTGGATCCATTCTGCATGTGAAGTGTGAACTAACCTTGCAAACGCGGGAAAAGTTTGTTTACATTctatttgttattaacaatatcatatataaattataaaaataaaaagtgttaattatttaaaaatataatttgtatattttcattatcaaaaggtaattaaaatttgtgtaTTACAATAAcattagtatttttaatttgtaaattaatcaacacaagtcacaaacaaaaaatgctttgttaataattgaatatataattattaataattacagaTGGCTGAAAGAGTTGAAGATCTTAATCTTCCAAATGCTGTTGTTACGAGAATCATCAAGGAGGCATTACCTGATGGTGTTACAGTTGCTAAAGAAGCAAGAATTGCTGTTGCAAAAGCagcatcaatatttattttgtacttGACAACAGCTGCAAATacaattgccaaaaaaaataacagaaaaacAA from Aphidius gifuensis isolate YNYX2018 linkage group LG5, ASM1490517v1, whole genome shotgun sequence includes:
- the LOC122856619 gene encoding DNA polymerase epsilon subunit 3-like, giving the protein MAERVEDLNLPNAVVTRIIKEALPDGVTVAKEARIAVAKAASIFILYLTTAANTIAKKNNRKTISGTDVIQAIEDIEFDKFIDGLKDALENFKKSQREKKDANTKKKLQTSKPDDDVIDMTEDE
- the LOC122856618 gene encoding gamma-soluble NSF attachment protein-like, with amino-acid sequence MSKIEEGNAHIRAAEKSLKTTLLKWKPDYEVAADSYNQAATCFRIGKSLKQCKDALLKCADCYKENRSWFHAAKSLEQVILITRDLGDLSEIPALAHRSCSLYQQHGSQESGANVLDKAGKMLETSDPEAALPLFQRAAEIVMGEDSPRQAAEYLSRVARILVKLKKFDEAANAIRREIGMHQRIEHMPSVGRLAVVLVLVQLARGDQVAAEKAFREWGNCCDDPEIQTLEMLLQAYDNEDANAARAALNSPFIKHMDVEYAKLARDLPLPQQEYAVPPAGVIANAAPPYVSPKIDQPSSSTETVEAEVNNDTETIEKAMTSTTLDDKTPSPSTTQDEKINNEDEDYEGGLC